The genomic interval ATTGAACTCAACATATTCAATGTGCTGTGTTTTTAATTCCCTGACACATTTGTCTATGCAATTTAAAGATCAACTCAACACACAAAGGAACCATAGACCTTCagagatgaaaaattaaataagatgtaggcttttaatttgttaaagtaaaaaaaaggtttacGTGTCTGACACATTTTAGGCATCTAAGTTATTAGTCGCACAATTAATATCACAAATCGTGAATGAATACAGAGTAAGCTTTGACAACCATGCGACAATATACTGATTCAAGCTAGTGACGTCTTGTTACTAGTTTCAAAACCTGGATGAACATCTACAGCATCTGAGACACTTTGGAAAACAGTGATTTCAGAGGCGGCGTTGTGGTTGAGCCGTGAACAGGAGCCACAAGGAGCCTTAAGGTCATTCATACGATTAACAGGCTACAACTACAGTTTCACACAACATTAATAGAAAGgacatgttaaatataaatacatatgtaAACATAAACtaaaaaagattaaatgtaATAACTTACCCTGTTGAGCTTCTCAGTTCTCGAGCCAATAGAAGCATGAAGCAAGGTGATGTTAGTTTGGTGTCGATGCATCATAGACATAAACATTACTCTCATTAGGTCTAGCTGACGATTTGTACGATTAAAAAGCTGAAACTATAAAAATTCCGCTTCGGAAACAATGAGCAAAGATGAACTACAAGACAAAACGCTGAAGCAAAAGGGAGCCACTTACGAAACTAGCTATTGTCGGTTGAACATGACGGTTCGATGCCGGCCGGTTGGATCACTCTTAACCTGAATAAACAACAGGATGAAGACGATGACGTCTTTCAGTCGAACGTCACCTTTCTCTACACAAGcactcacttcctgcttctgtcTCTCATGTGACTGAACTGACCAATAAGAAGCCAGAAAGGCCCCAGAGGCAGATTCAACAACTCATTACAACTGTTTTCCCGATGTAAACACgtaaatatgtaaatgtataaatagtATATGTGTAAACATGTTAATGTATAGATAATATACCTGTAAACATACATATGTAAATAACCTCACTGTAAAGTTTCATTAACTCATTTTGTTGTCGATGCAACATTTGATCCAATAAACATTTCTCTCATTACGTCTTGTCTTCCTGCGTTTGTAAGATGATGAATCGAAAACTAAGAAAATTTTGTTTCACGCTCCTTGAACATCAAGCACATATTTTTACTTAGAGAATAATTAGCATATTAATGAGCTATTTACCGACCGTGATGTGTAAGTCGTTCATCTGACAGAAGCTAATATGAGCCCTTTCACCCGCTTTTTACTCAAATCTGTGTTCTAGAGGCTTCAATGAGTTGATGAGTAAGGGGTTCTCTGAGGGGGGGCACTAGTTCTGTCCATCCAGTCAGGTATAAAAGGAAAGGGTTAAACCATGGTAGTCAGTCAGTAGCGTCAAGTGAACACATCCACAGCCAACATGAGCAACACCGGCATGAACATGAGGGGAAAGGTGCTTCTGATCAGCTTTTTTGATAAGCTGAAAATTACTTAGTTTAATTTCACCTATCTCCTGTTTTTTACCATCTAACTTTTATGACTTACTTTTTTCCAGATCATCTTCTACGAGGAGAAGAACTTCCAGGGTCGCACCCACGAGTGCATGAGCGACAGCTCCGACATGTCCTCCTACCTGAACAGGTGCCACTCCTGCAGGGTGGAGAGCGGCTGCTTCATGGTCTACGACCGCCCCAACTACATGGGAAACCAGTTCTTCATGAGGAGGGGCGAGTACTCCGACTACATGAGCATGATGGGAATGAGGGAGTGCATCAGGTCTTGTCGCATGATCCCCATGGTAATTACTCCGTCCACTGAATATTACTAAGTAGTACTTCTACAGCTGACATTTTTCTGACGTGCATCTTTCTTTTGGCTCTACAGCACCGTGGCCAGTTCAGGATGAAGATCTACGAGAGGGAGAACTTCGGCGGTCAGAGCAACGAGATGATGGACGACTGTGACAACATCCAGGACCACTACCGCATGTCCGAGTGCATGTCCTGCCAGGTGATGGACGGCCACTGGCTGATGTATGAGCAGCCCAACTACAGAGGCAAGATGATGTACCTGAGGCCCGGAGAGTACAGGAGCTTCAGGGACATGGGCATGAGCGGCACCAGGTTCATGAGCATGAGGCGCATCACGGATTCCTACAACTAAAAGTTCACTGAATGTTCAATGTCTGTAGCAAATGCCACTAAATAAAGAAATTGCTGCACTAAATGATTTTGTATGGAGCTTACTGCCTTGTCTCAAGATTGTTCACCACACAGTAATAAATGATGGGTCATTGAACTCAACATATTCAATGTGCTATGTTTTtaattccctgatacatttgtCTTTACAATTTAAAGATCAACTCAACACACAAAGGAACCATAGACCTTCagagatgaaaaattaaatgaaatgtaggcttttaatttgttaaagtaaaaaaaaggtttacGCGTCTAACACATTTTAGGCATCTAAGTTATTAGTCGTACAATTAATATCACAAATCGTGAATGAATACAGAGTTAGCTTTGGAAACCATGCTACAATATATTGGTTCAAGCTAGTGACGTCTTGTTCCTGGTTTCAAAACCTCATTTATACGATTAACAAGCTACAACTACAGTTTAATACAACATTAATAGAAAAGACATGAtacataaaaatacatatatagacATAAACTAAAAGAAACAATTTAATAACTTACCCTGTTGAGCTTCTTTGTTTTCGAGCCAATGGAAGCATGAAGCAAGCTGATGCTAGTTTGGTGTCGATGCATCAAAGACAATAAACATATTACTCTCATTAGGTCTAGCTGACGATTTGCACGATTAAAAAGCTGAAACTATAAAAATTCCGCTTCGGAAACAATGAGTAAAGATGAACTACAAGACAAAACTCTGAAGAAAAAGTGAGCCACTTACGAAACTAGCTATAGTTGGTTGAACATGACGGTTCGATGCCGGGCGGTTGGATCACTCTTAACCTAAATAAACAACaggatgaagatggatgacgtaTTTCAGTCGAACGTCACTTTTCTCCACACAAGcactcacttcctgcttctgtcTCTCATGTGACTGAACTGACCAATAAGAAGCCAGAAAGGCCCCAGAGGCAGATTCAACAAATCACTACAACTGTTTTCCCGATGTAAACACgtaaatatgtaaatgtataaatagtATATGTGTAAACATGTTAATGTATAGATAATATACCTGTAAACATACATATGTAAATAACTTCACTGTAAAGTTTCATTAACTCATTTTGTTGTCGATGCAACATTTGATCCAATAAACATTTCTCTCATTACGTCTTGTCTTCCTGCGTTTGTAAGATGATGAATCGAAAACTAAGAAAATTTTGTTTCACGCTTCTTGAACATCAAGCACATATTTTTACTTAGAGAATAATTAGCATATTAATGAGCTATTTACCGACCGTGACGTGTAAGTCGTTCATCTGACAGAAGCTAATATGAGCCCTTTCACCCTCTTTTTACTTAAACCTGTGTTCTAGAGGCTTCAATGAGTTGATGAGTAAGCGGTTCTCTGAGGGGGGGCACTAGTTCTGTCCATCCAGTCAGGTATAAAAGGAAAGGGTTAAACCATGGTAGTCAGTCAGTAGCGTCGAGTGAACACATCCACAGCCAACATGAGCAACACCGGCATGAACATGAGGGGAAAGGTGATTCTGATCTGCTTTTTTAATAAGCTGAAAATTACTTAGTTTAATTTCTCCTATCTCCTGTTTTTTACCATCTAACTCCTATGACTTACTTTTTTCCAGATCATCTTCTACGAGGAGAAGAACTTCCAGGGTCGCACCCACGAGTGCATGAGCGACAGCTCCGACATGACCACCTACCTGAACAGGTCCCACTCCTGCAGGGTGGAGAGCGGCTGCTTCATGGTCTACGACCGCCCCAACTACATGGGAAACCAGTTCTTCATGAGGAGGGGCGAGTACTCCGACTACATGAGCATGATGGGAATGAGGGAGTGCATCAGGTCTTGTCGCATGATCCCCATGGTAATTACTCCGTGGACTGAATATTACTAAGTAGTACTTCTCCAGCTCTGACATTTTTCTGACGTGCATCTTTCTTTTGGCTCTACAGCACCGTGGCCAGTTCAGGACTAAGATCTACGAGAGGGAGAACTTCGGCGGTCAGAGCAACGAGATGATGGACGACTGTGAGAACATCCAGGACCGCTACCGCATGTCCGAGTGCATGTCCTGCCACGTGATGGACGGCCACTGGCTGATGTACGAGCAGCCCAACTACAGAGGCAAGATGATGTACCTGAGGCCCGGAGAGTACAGGAGCTTCAGGGACATGGGCATGAGCGGCTCCAGGTTCATGAGCATGAGGCGCATCACGGATTCCTACAACTAAAAGTTCACTCGATGTTCAATGTCTGTAGCAAATGCCACTAAATAAAGAAATTGCTGCACTAAATGATTTCTTATGGAGCTTACTGCCTTATCACAAGATTGTTCACTACCACACAGTAATAAATGATGGGTCATTGAACTCAACATATTCAATGTGCTGTGTTTTTAGTTCCATGACACATTTGTCTTTCCAATTTAAAGATCAACTCATCACACAAAGGAACCATAGACCTTCagagatgaaaaattaaatgagatgtAGGCTTTTAATTTGTGAAAGTAATAAAAAGGTTTACGTGTGTCTGACACATTTTAGGCATCTAAATTATTAGTGGTACAATTAATA from Pleuronectes platessa chromosome 14, fPlePla1.1, whole genome shotgun sequence carries:
- the LOC128456043 gene encoding gamma-crystallin M3-like, translated to MSNTGMNMRGKIIFYEEKNFQGRTHECMSDSSDMSSYLNRCHSCRVESGCFMVYDRPNYMGNQFFMRRGEYSDYMSMMGMRECIRSCRMIPMHRGQFRMKIYERENFGGQSNEMMDDCDNIQDHYRMSECMSCQVMDGHWLMYEQPNYRGKMMYLRPGEYRSFRDMGMSGTRFMSMRRITDSYN
- the LOC128456047 gene encoding gamma-crystallin M3-like gives rise to the protein MSNTGMNMRGKIIFYEEKNFQGRTHECMSDSSDMTTYLNRSHSCRVESGCFMVYDRPNYMGNQFFMRRGEYSDYMSMMGMRECIRSCRMIPMHRGQFRTKIYERENFGGQSNEMMDDCENIQDRYRMSECMSCHVMDGHWLMYEQPNYRGKMMYLRPGEYRSFRDMGMSGSRFMSMRRITDSYN